In a single window of the Terrirubrum flagellatum genome:
- a CDS encoding DUF6931 family protein, with product MTRLRFASAQEVFEAFPNAQQDIQAAPSAEPPLKFLAKLPGSKAPEDAISFCAYVLGRREAVWWSAQTIRAMGCPRGRDEEKALLIAEAWVREPEEHRRRAALDAGFNGDRELPGVWVALGAGTAGGNLTMGGMSGPPCTADMTARAVRAAVLIALSKVPARDRAAHITSAVGMCQQLANQNSS from the coding sequence ATGACCCGGTTGAGATTTGCGTCGGCCCAGGAAGTTTTCGAGGCGTTCCCCAACGCTCAGCAGGATATTCAGGCGGCTCCGAGCGCGGAGCCGCCGCTGAAGTTTCTCGCCAAGCTGCCCGGCAGCAAGGCCCCGGAAGACGCCATCAGTTTCTGCGCCTATGTTCTCGGGCGGCGCGAGGCGGTGTGGTGGAGCGCTCAGACCATCCGCGCGATGGGTTGTCCGCGCGGGCGCGATGAGGAGAAGGCGCTGCTGATCGCCGAGGCGTGGGTGCGGGAGCCGGAGGAGCATCGCCGCCGGGCGGCGCTCGATGCGGGCTTCAACGGCGATCGCGAGTTGCCGGGCGTGTGGGTGGCGCTTGGCGCCGGCACTGCCGGCGGAAACCTGACCATGGGCGGGATGTCCGGGCCACCCTGCACCGCCGACATGACGGCGAGAGCCGTCCGCGCCGCCGTCCTGATTGCGCTCTCGAAAGTGCCGGCTCGCGATCGGGCGGCTCACATCACGAGCGCGGTCGGCATGTGCCAGCAACTGGCGAATCAGAACTCTTCCTGA
- a CDS encoding type VI secretion system Vgr family protein — MAAARRLDGNCLTSSSVIPDVFFGVAMSSSLAQLHRIAKLKTPLGEDVLVVTGFEAREGLSQLFNIQIDCISEQKAVDLASLIGKKASIKYAPEEPEPRYFSGLVVEARASGDGRAAPGDETARVYDYQLTVRPWTWLLSQAMDSRIFQHKTVVDIIKDVFNEAGFTDYEFKTQTSYPTLDYCVQYQETHLNFVNRLMEQEGIYYYFKHEDNSHKMIIVDNKSSHQPAEHLPKLEYGAKRTGAPTDKQYVHSWRQERKYGTGKVVVSGYDFETPPADMKENQQTVSKFEHGSMEVFTYPRKYKLSQKGDVGHRYAQVLMEMSEAFDQRRYASGTGQSLQPGFKTTLESKHKIADVGQEFLVVDATHVFESQSYMSGGQPEVESTYRGEYVLLPAKVQFRAPVVTPKPVIYGPQTALVVGPSGEEIHTDKHGRVKLQFHWDRKGKKDENSSRWVRVSQMFSGKQWGGFYIPRIGMEAVVEFIGGDPDRPIVVGTVYNGDNKMPEEMPANKTKHGMKTRSSKGGGPDNFNQLIFEDLKDKEKVFFHAEKDLESKIENQETREITGKDIGHADPAREVKIKTGSDTLTISDGDQTVDIHGKQTIKTTDDIFVESQTKITLKVGQSMIELTQGGITIKALDIKINGTSKNVTIDAAVCLQQSSALIKLN, encoded by the coding sequence ATGGCTGCCGCTCGACGATTGGACGGAAACTGTCTAACGTCAAGTAGCGTTATTCCGGACGTTTTTTTTGGGGTTGCAATGTCTTCGTCGCTTGCTCAGTTGCACCGGATTGCAAAACTGAAGACGCCTCTCGGGGAAGACGTCCTGGTGGTCACCGGCTTTGAGGCCCGGGAGGGCTTGAGCCAGCTTTTCAATATTCAGATCGATTGCATCAGCGAGCAGAAGGCGGTCGACCTGGCTTCGCTCATCGGCAAGAAGGCGAGCATAAAGTATGCGCCGGAAGAGCCCGAGCCCCGCTATTTCTCCGGCCTGGTCGTCGAAGCGCGCGCGAGCGGGGATGGGCGCGCCGCGCCCGGAGATGAAACCGCCCGCGTCTACGATTATCAGCTCACCGTGCGACCATGGACCTGGCTGTTGAGCCAGGCGATGGATTCGCGCATTTTCCAACACAAGACCGTGGTCGACATCATCAAGGACGTCTTCAACGAAGCCGGCTTCACCGACTACGAGTTCAAGACGCAGACGAGCTATCCGACGCTCGACTATTGCGTCCAGTATCAGGAGACGCACCTCAACTTCGTCAACCGGCTGATGGAGCAGGAGGGCATCTATTATTACTTCAAGCACGAAGACAATTCGCACAAGATGATTATCGTCGACAACAAGTCGTCGCATCAGCCGGCGGAGCATCTCCCGAAGCTCGAATATGGCGCGAAAAGGACGGGCGCTCCGACAGATAAGCAATATGTGCATAGCTGGAGGCAGGAGCGGAAGTACGGGACCGGCAAGGTCGTCGTCAGCGGCTATGATTTCGAAACGCCGCCGGCGGACATGAAGGAAAATCAGCAGACCGTGTCAAAGTTCGAGCACGGTTCGATGGAGGTTTTCACCTATCCCCGCAAATACAAGCTGTCGCAAAAAGGCGATGTCGGCCACCGATACGCCCAGGTCCTGATGGAGATGTCGGAAGCGTTTGACCAGCGTCGCTACGCCAGCGGAACGGGTCAAAGCCTGCAGCCCGGCTTCAAGACGACGCTTGAGAGCAAACACAAGATAGCCGACGTCGGCCAGGAATTTCTGGTCGTCGACGCGACTCATGTGTTTGAGTCGCAGAGTTATATGTCTGGGGGCCAGCCCGAAGTGGAGAGCACGTATCGCGGCGAATATGTGCTGTTGCCCGCGAAAGTACAGTTTCGCGCGCCGGTCGTCACGCCCAAGCCGGTCATTTACGGTCCTCAGACGGCTCTGGTGGTCGGGCCGTCGGGCGAAGAGATCCATACCGACAAGCATGGCCGCGTGAAGCTGCAGTTCCATTGGGACCGCAAGGGCAAGAAGGACGAGAATTCGTCGCGCTGGGTGCGCGTGTCGCAGATGTTTTCCGGCAAGCAGTGGGGCGGCTTCTACATCCCGCGCATCGGCATGGAGGCGGTAGTCGAATTCATCGGCGGCGATCCGGACCGTCCGATCGTCGTCGGCACAGTCTACAACGGCGATAACAAGATGCCGGAGGAAATGCCTGCGAACAAGACGAAGCATGGCATGAAGACCCGCTCGTCCAAGGGCGGCGGACCCGACAATTTCAACCAGCTTATCTTCGAGGATTTGAAAGACAAAGAGAAGGTCTTCTTTCACGCAGAGAAGGATCTCGAGAGCAAGATCGAGAATCAGGAAACGCGCGAGATCACGGGCAAGGATATTGGCCACGCCGACCCCGCGCGTGAGGTCAAGATCAAGACGGGCAGCGATACGCTCACGATCAGCGACGGCGATCAGACGGTCGATATCCACGGCAAGCAGACGATCAAGACTACGGATGATATCTTCGTCGAATCCCAGACCAAAATCACGCTCAAGGTTGGCCAGTCGATGATTGAGCTGACGCAGGGCGGCATCACGATCAAGGCGTTGGACATCAAGATCAACGGCACAAGCAAGAATGTCACCATCGACGCAGCGGTCTGCCTCCAACAGTCGTCCGCGTTGATCAAGTTGAACTGA
- a CDS encoding ImpA family type VI secretion system protein, translated as MTPAAILAFATPISEEEPCGPDLDMLGDADYMRFVARIDSVLPKSFASFDRASIDFPAEFATIQKILGQSRDLRILTYLAKLEILNRDLAAFVAVVQTIEKLLDAMWERVIPELLDGDPILRVVSVQTLDDMPDSVMPLQSTPLFEARRFGKVSYRAHLLASGALQARTAAVEGEKDEEKPSNDAIQTALVETDIEQLIASRTLTIDLDASLERIETTLADKSGQPGVVRFEKLRPLAKDIALFLDGAVAQRDPARAILQAKEAREEVGDDDEPTGPVGVIRTLTDANAALAAAAGYFMRSEPSSPILSLIAQAEALIGKSFFDALQALMPDNSGRAFIKIGRETFYELSIERLSSLSVTTSELPEEPAPTEEYSDWSEQPAEDSPPEEAEAASDETAGEETPGEEAPADGETPAEATDESAYEEAPAEPIEDPEPSYAEHADAAPAVSAAAHTPMVFKAVTRKDAMTMLSQIAAYFRSVEPSSPVPTLLEHAASLSGRDFFALVREVLPAQLFKVDE; from the coding sequence GTGACCCCTGCCGCAATTCTGGCCTTCGCCACTCCGATCAGCGAGGAGGAGCCGTGCGGCCCCGACCTCGATATGCTCGGCGACGCGGACTATATGCGCTTCGTCGCCCGCATTGACAGCGTCCTGCCGAAATCCTTCGCCAGCTTCGACCGCGCCTCGATCGATTTCCCGGCCGAGTTCGCCACCATCCAGAAGATTCTCGGCCAGTCGCGCGATCTGCGAATCCTGACTTATCTCGCGAAACTTGAAATCCTCAATCGCGATCTCGCGGCGTTTGTCGCGGTCGTGCAGACGATCGAGAAGCTTCTCGACGCCATGTGGGAGCGCGTGATCCCGGAGCTGCTCGACGGCGATCCGATCCTGCGCGTCGTGTCGGTCCAGACGCTCGACGACATGCCCGATTCGGTGATGCCGCTGCAGTCGACGCCGCTGTTCGAGGCGCGGCGCTTCGGCAAGGTGTCCTATCGCGCCCACCTTCTCGCGAGCGGAGCCTTGCAGGCCCGGACGGCGGCGGTCGAAGGGGAAAAGGACGAGGAAAAGCCGTCAAACGACGCAATCCAGACAGCGCTCGTCGAAACCGACATCGAGCAGCTTATCGCCTCGCGAACGCTGACGATCGACCTCGACGCATCCCTGGAGCGGATCGAAACCACCCTCGCGGACAAATCCGGCCAACCCGGCGTGGTCCGCTTCGAGAAGCTGCGCCCCCTCGCCAAGGATATCGCCCTCTTTCTCGACGGCGCGGTCGCGCAGCGCGATCCTGCGCGGGCCATCCTGCAGGCCAAGGAGGCCCGCGAAGAGGTCGGCGACGACGATGAGCCCACGGGCCCTGTTGGCGTCATCCGCACGCTGACCGACGCCAACGCCGCGCTCGCCGCCGCTGCGGGCTACTTTATGCGCTCGGAGCCTTCGAGCCCGATTCTGTCGCTGATCGCGCAAGCCGAGGCCCTGATCGGAAAATCATTCTTCGACGCGCTCCAGGCGTTGATGCCCGACAACAGCGGCCGAGCCTTCATCAAGATCGGTCGGGAGACATTTTACGAGCTTTCGATCGAACGGCTTTCCTCATTGTCGGTCACGACCAGCGAACTTCCCGAGGAGCCGGCGCCGACGGAAGAGTATAGTGACTGGAGCGAACAGCCAGCCGAAGACTCGCCGCCCGAGGAGGCCGAAGCCGCGTCAGACGAAACGGCCGGCGAGGAGACGCCGGGCGAAGAAGCGCCGGCGGATGGCGAAACGCCCGCGGAAGCCACCGACGAATCCGCCTACGAGGAGGCTCCGGCCGAGCCGATCGAGGATCCGGAGCCGTCTTACGCTGAACACGCCGATGCGGCGCCGGCCGTCAGTGCGGCAGCGCACACGCCAATGGTGTTCAAGGCCGTAACCCGAAAAGACGCCATGACGATGCTGAGCCAGATCGCCGCCTATTTTCGCTCCGTCGAGCCATCGAGTCCCGTGCCGACGCTGCTCGAACATGCGGCGTCCCTGAGCGGTCGGGACTTCTTCGCGCTCGTTCGCGAGGTTCTGCCGGCTCAGCTCTTCAAGGTTGACGAATAA
- the tssB gene encoding type VI secretion system contractile sheath small subunit: MSDSGQKFIRRNRAPRVHITYEDPYDADKLIELPFIMGVMADLSGNAAGADKPDVGERKFLDFDMDNFENRMAAIQPGISMRVGNKLGEDSDEKMQVNLRFNKMDDFKPAQVARQVPALAKLLEARDQLKNLQLYMDGKQDAEKKLRELLSDPELMAALKERAAAKPTENQD; encoded by the coding sequence ATGAGCGACAGTGGCCAGAAATTCATCCGCCGCAACCGGGCGCCGCGTGTTCACATCACCTACGAAGATCCCTATGACGCGGACAAGCTGATCGAACTTCCATTCATCATGGGCGTGATGGCCGATCTGTCGGGCAATGCGGCTGGCGCCGACAAACCTGATGTCGGCGAGCGCAAGTTTCTCGACTTCGACATGGATAATTTCGAAAACCGGATGGCTGCGATCCAGCCCGGCATTTCGATGCGCGTCGGCAACAAGCTCGGCGAAGATTCCGACGAGAAGATGCAGGTCAATCTGCGCTTCAACAAGATGGACGATTTCAAGCCCGCTCAGGTGGCCCGTCAGGTGCCGGCGCTCGCAAAGCTCCTCGAAGCGCGCGATCAGCTCAAGAACCTGCAGCTCTACATGGACGGCAAGCAGGATGCGGAGAAGAAACTTCGCGAATTGCTCAGCGATCCCGAATTGATGGCCGCGCTGAAAGAACGCGCCGCCGCCAAGCCGACCGAAAACCAGGACTAA
- the tssC gene encoding type VI secretion system contractile sheath large subunit, with protein sequence MSTELQKQGAAAGTATKDPDEFSALLKQSFKPRNERAASEVESAVSTLVTQALADTTLFKGDVLDTLDAMIAAIDKKLTDQVNEIIHAEEFQKIESAWRGLNYLVMNSETDANLKIRVMNVGKRELLNNLRLYPGARWDQSPLFKQVYEQEFGQLGGQPFGAMVCDYEFTHEPTDIQLMRSLSKISASAHAPLFAAAGPTLMGMDSWTELMNPRDLSKLFDTPDYAAWKSLRDAEDSRYLGLCMPRVLSRLPYGAKSDPIEEFAFEEETDGHAGENYGWMSAAYAMAVNVNRAFKEYGWCTRIRGVESGGEVINLPTHTFPSDDGGVDLKCPTEIAITDRREAELAKSGLIPLIHRKNTDKAAFIGAQSMYRPKKMMTDVATASENLSSRLPYMFAVSRFAHYLKCMVRDKIGSMKERAALERWLQEWINLYVDGDPANSSESMKAQKPLAAARVEVVENEENPGYYSARFFLRPHYQLEGMDIGLSLVSRLPAKS encoded by the coding sequence ATGTCGACTGAGCTTCAGAAGCAAGGCGCCGCGGCTGGGACCGCGACGAAGGACCCCGATGAATTTTCCGCGCTTCTGAAGCAGAGCTTCAAGCCGCGGAACGAACGCGCGGCATCCGAGGTCGAGAGCGCCGTTTCGACGCTCGTCACCCAGGCGCTGGCCGACACGACGCTTTTCAAGGGCGACGTGCTCGACACGCTCGACGCGATGATCGCCGCGATCGACAAGAAGCTGACCGATCAGGTCAACGAGATCATCCATGCCGAAGAGTTCCAGAAGATCGAGAGCGCCTGGCGCGGCTTGAACTATCTGGTGATGAACTCGGAGACCGATGCGAATCTCAAAATTCGCGTCATGAATGTCGGCAAGCGCGAACTGTTGAACAATCTGCGCCTCTATCCCGGCGCGCGCTGGGACCAGTCGCCCCTGTTCAAGCAGGTCTACGAGCAGGAGTTCGGCCAGCTCGGCGGCCAGCCCTTCGGCGCGATGGTCTGCGATTACGAATTCACGCATGAGCCGACTGACATCCAGCTCATGCGCTCCCTGTCGAAGATCTCGGCGAGCGCTCATGCGCCTCTGTTCGCTGCCGCCGGCCCCACGCTCATGGGCATGGATAGCTGGACCGAGCTGATGAATCCGCGCGATCTCAGCAAACTGTTCGACACGCCGGACTATGCGGCGTGGAAGTCGCTGCGGGATGCGGAAGACTCGCGTTATCTCGGTCTTTGCATGCCGCGCGTCCTGTCACGCCTGCCCTACGGCGCGAAATCGGATCCGATCGAGGAGTTCGCCTTCGAAGAAGAGACCGACGGCCATGCCGGCGAGAATTACGGCTGGATGAGCGCGGCCTACGCCATGGCCGTGAACGTCAATCGCGCGTTCAAGGAATATGGCTGGTGCACGCGCATTCGCGGCGTCGAATCGGGCGGCGAGGTCATCAACCTGCCAACGCATACCTTCCCGAGCGATGACGGCGGCGTCGACCTGAAGTGCCCGACCGAAATCGCGATCACCGATCGTCGCGAGGCGGAACTGGCCAAATCAGGCCTGATTCCCCTGATTCACCGCAAGAACACCGACAAGGCGGCGTTCATCGGCGCTCAGTCCATGTATCGGCCGAAGAAGATGATGACGGATGTTGCGACAGCGTCGGAAAACCTGTCGTCGCGCCTGCCCTACATGTTCGCGGTCTCGCGATTCGCGCACTATCTGAAATGCATGGTGCGCGACAAGATCGGCTCGATGAAAGAACGAGCCGCGCTGGAGCGCTGGCTTCAGGAATGGATCAATCTCTACGTTGACGGCGATCCCGCCAACTCTTCGGAATCCATGAAGGCCCAGAAGCCGCTCGCCGCGGCGCGGGTTGAAGTCGTGGAGAACGAAGAGAATCCGGGCTATTATTCTGCGCGCTTCTTCCTGCGGCCGCATTATCAGCTCGAAGGTATGGATATCGGCCTGAGTCTCGTGTCTCGCCTGCCTGCAAAATCGTAA
- a CDS encoding type VI secretion system tube protein Hcp translates to MAATDFFLKIDGIDGESEDDQLAKHLQLQSWSWGETNAGSSGLGGGAGSGKVAMQDFHFTVEMGSASTKLMQACATGKHIANAKLICRKSTGDKQDKYCEFTFTDIVISSYQVGGHGHGNPLPVEQISFNYTKIEMEYFKQDSKGILSSAGKLGWDLKKNVKV, encoded by the coding sequence ATGGCGGCTACAGACTTTTTCCTGAAGATTGATGGCATCGACGGCGAGTCGGAAGACGATCAGCTCGCGAAGCACCTGCAGCTCCAGTCCTGGAGCTGGGGCGAGACGAACGCGGGCTCGAGCGGTCTCGGCGGCGGCGCCGGCTCCGGCAAGGTCGCGATGCAGGACTTCCACTTCACCGTTGAAATGGGCTCGGCCTCGACGAAGCTGATGCAGGCTTGCGCCACCGGCAAGCACATCGCCAACGCGAAGCTGATCTGCCGCAAATCGACCGGCGACAAGCAGGACAAGTACTGCGAGTTCACCTTCACGGATATCGTGATCTCCAGCTACCAGGTCGGCGGCCACGGTCACGGCAATCCCCTGCCGGTCGAGCAGATCTCGTTCAACTACACGAAGATCGAGATGGAATACTTCAAGCAGGACAGCAAGGGCATCCTGTCTTCGGCCGGCAAGCTCGGCTGGGACCTCAAGAAGAACGTCAAGGTCTAA
- the tssE gene encoding type VI secretion system baseplate subunit TssE, whose product MRVIAGRRTIKGSVTESQLREQLAIDLNSLLNTVNLECAHDLKEFDHVRTSILNYGIPEISNRTIDENRSSGIVGEIKTALLVFEPRLLPDTVRVTRDDSVSIDSLNVRFMVAGEMACDPVAVPVEFVADIEMETGKLKIGRR is encoded by the coding sequence ATGAGAGTCATCGCTGGCCGCCGCACCATCAAAGGCTCGGTCACCGAATCGCAGTTGCGCGAACAACTGGCGATCGACCTCAACTCGCTTCTCAACACGGTCAATCTCGAATGCGCGCATGATCTCAAGGAATTTGATCATGTCCGGACCTCGATCCTGAATTACGGCATCCCGGAAATCAGCAACCGCACGATCGACGAGAATCGAAGCTCCGGCATCGTCGGCGAGATCAAGACCGCGCTGCTGGTTTTCGAGCCGCGGCTGCTCCCCGATACTGTGCGCGTCACGCGCGACGACTCGGTCAGCATCGATTCGCTGAACGTGCGATTCATGGTCGCGGGCGAGATGGCGTGCGACCCCGTGGCGGTCCCTGTCGAATTCGTCGCCGACATCGAGATGGAGACCGGCAAGCTCAAGATCGGCCGACGCTGA